The following nucleotide sequence is from Corylus avellana chromosome ca7, CavTom2PMs-1.0.
GTTCTTCCACCACTAAAAGTAACAGTAAATGAAATCTTATTTTGGTTCAAACCAGGAGGATGATAAATGGATCTCTTGAGCACAAAATGATGTTACTTACGTGGAAGTATGTATGCAAGGCCGTACTAAATGAAAATGGCTTATTGTCTGTATTTGTAATTCTTAGTTCGGTGGAAAGGCTTTTTGTAGTTAGAATGACCTGCAAAGAATTGAGCAaatagtaagttatatttgaaaCCACATATTATTCAAAATGCAATATTACATGAAGAATCTAGAAGATACTAATACTATAACATGAAACCAAAGAAGCTAATTAGCTACACTCCATTAATGGGTAAAATTGCATCTATTGTATACATGGTACATGCCCAGGTGATGATTAGTTATCAGTGTTGCATAGCTTTAACATAATTTACATAAGAGGGAAGTGACCAACTGACCTTGTATAAAGCTTGAAAGCTGAAATCCCACATGGAACGACTATAAGGACCATCCTTTAGTAATAGAGTTACGACAGGATTTCCTTCCACATTTTCAGAATCAACAACTGACCAATCCACATTCCTTGCAAATCCATGCTGTTAATTACATAAAACATCTCCAGcgttcaaacaaataaataattagaaacAAGAATAAAGTAACATGCGTAATTATTGGCAAATGCTAGAAGGTTTTCAAATAGAAAATCTTCAGGCTCTCGCAGGAATTGACTAGATAGGAAGAGTGCAATCATCCCTCACTTTTGGCTAGACTAGAACTTCTACCAATATTAGGATATACTTTTGTATCAATATAGCAATCAATCCAACCCTAATATCAATTTCAAGTGCTAGTAACTTAGGCATGAAAAGATCCATTGATAGCCAGCTGGTGAAGTGTTGGCTGTAGCCGCTGTAGTAAAACTAATGGGCTTGCTGCTTCCCAAAATCATGTATTCAATAGTTCATtagaaatcaaatcatatcatgcagtatactttcttttctttttttaattttttgttcatgAGCTCGTACCATACAGAACGCAGGGAAATAAATATGGAGACTATTAATGGAGATGGGCACAACTATAGAAGGCCATACCTGCTGCATTGGGCCAGGTCCAAACTGTGGGAAACAATGAGGAAGTCCTCCACTATTCCAAGAAAGACATAGTCAGTATCTAAGAATCCTAAGTTTTCAggtaataataaaattcaatacATGCACTGTATTAAGTTGTTACAGAAATTTGTGACTCCAAAAACACTGACAGAATTACTCTTTTGTCTCAATAATTCCCTTTAAACATTGAAAATGTAGGATATAAATTCTCTTTAGCCATTATAATTTTCCAGACACAAAGATATGTAGGGTTTGGGCACTTTTTTCATTGTGATGCACCCCAAGTGAAGCTTATCTGTGATCCTTTTTTTCGGTCATCCTTTCCAATTCAGTACATCTAACAAATTCATTTGATGATAATTTCTTGAACCATATTATCTTAAATAATGTCAACTGGCTTCAACTTGTGACCTCTTAACTGAGGTCACATGCAAAGCTCAACAGATACCAACTGTGCATCAGCTTGTTGGTATCAGTTTCTCAAATTTGGACAGACAGAAACTTCAATTATTGGAAGATGGTGACCAAACATAAAGATCAAATATCAAATATCTGACTCATAAGCCAATATGCTACATAACTCAAACCTCTATATCCAGCAATGGAGCAAACAAGTACAAAAAATGGAGGAAAACTACTCAGAGTTCAAGGTATGAGAGTGGCAGGAAGACAACCTGATTGgttttttcttattaaacaCAGCATCTGGCCGAACGAAAAGGAGGTCCTTTCCATTTGCAACTTTCCAAGACGTGACACAACCTCCAAATAAATACACATCAGCCTCGCTGCACAGAGCAAATTCAATCATcttttagtacattttgaaacATCGGAGTTCTTAAAATCTCAACTATTTAAACCTCTAATTTTAAAGgatgttaattaaattattaactaAGCTTTTGGGTAATCGATGGTTTAACAGTAAACGATCAACATTTGGAAAAAAATCGATAATCTTtccattcaattaaaaataagaacCCGCACGCACCTTCCACCAGCAGAAGTGAGCACAACCTTGGGCAAGCTCCCTTCCCCTTCTGTGACTCTCACACCCATTGCTTCTTTGCTCACACTTGCATACGCCACACCGGAATAATACCTGTTCCAATAATCGTTTCCGTTTTGTTTCCTTAAATTTCCCGAAGTGTCCTATTCAATCGAAATCTGATTTGCTGCCGCATTAAACAATAATGGCAACCTATGTTGTCGTAAGCCGTAGGTGGAATTACATTCCTCAAAGATAACGAATTGAACAGAAATTATAGAGAAACTCACCGGTTGACTCGTCGAAGGTTGGGAGGGCTTAGGGTCGGGAGCGAGAATACCGTAGAAACCATCGCCATTTTCTTTAAACGGTACTTATGGTGTCTCTGCTTCACACACTCAGTAATGGCTGTAGTCGTTTATGCCGTTGGTGTTATTATGCTTTGTCAAAATTCggatattctttttttttttttaagaaaaaaaatagtaacttTAGATCTCCAATtcttaatttcattttcattttaataataaaaattattgtaaaaaatacaattatgcttgttaagcttttattttatttaaaaaaaaaaaaaaaaaaattgatggccATACCACCTCTTAATAAGCCGATAGCCACAACTACTCTGCTCAGAGAGATTGTGAGCCATATCTTATGttgagtaatactatttaatagactctcatatgattgttatacaattatGATGATGTGGTAGAGAAAATTAACATTTGAATCAACAAATACTTGTAAAAATTAATGGTTGATATTCGCTACCATATTATCATAATTGTATGAGAGTCGTATGAGAgtctattaaatattatttctcactTGCGGTAGGAGGTGATTATAGCTCCACTTCATCTAATCGTGGTGACCATGAGCCACCTTATGTGAAAGGAGAGGGAGGTCTCGAATTTAGAATTAGTCTAAATTTGGCTTGTCTctaattaaaaaacattaaaaaaaaatttgtgaaaaaaCAAACGGTTAAGATTACAAAATTGAGAACTAATTCTAATTATTTGTCACCATAAACAAACTTGGTAGTGTTTTTTACAAAATATCCTAAGTAATATCGGATTTTTTTGgcacttttttaaattaatatttttcttcttcttttcatatTCTGCGTGGGCCATTTTGGGCTTTTGTTCATATGAGTATACAAGGCCCAAGCTTAGTGTACGACCCAATCAAGCAAGCCTAGCTAAATCGCATAGCAGCaggagggaagaagaagaagaaagaagtatTGGGGGGTAAATGTTGAAATTGCGAGAATTTAGGGTTTGGAGGGAAGGGTTTGGAAGATGGATGAGCAGCGCGGTGATGAGCTTTGGGGATGGGACCCAGGGTGCTCTTGGGCTGCCCACAACGGTGACGGGGCTTGTTGGCGACGCTTACGAGCCCACTCGGATCCCTGGGCTCCCCTCCGACGTGACCAGTGTGAGTGCGGGACACTACCACTCCTTGGCCGTCACTTCACAAGGTCAGATTTGGTCTTGGGGTCGAAACAACGAATCCCAGCTCGGCCGCGGCCTTCTTGCTCCTAGGTCAATCCCTCTCTCCctcattttccttttcatcCAATTTTGATGAAGTTGTGTATTGGAGTTGAGATAAACATTTAGCAGAGACGTCCTAATGATTTATGGATACGTGCTTGATGGGTTCTGATCGTGAGTGGTTCATATCCAATTTTACatggaaagaaaaacattacATTActgattatcaaaatttgaatttttagcaGAGACTCGTGGAATGAACCGAAGAGAGTGCAAGGGTTGGATAAAGTGAGAGTTTGTGCTGCATTTGCATCTGGGGTCATTTCTGCAGCCATTGGAGATGATGGGTCTTTGTGGGTGTGGGGGAGGTCGAAGCGTGGACAGCTTGGGCTTGGAAAAGGAATCGTCGAGGCGGTTACACCTTCCAGAGTTGAAGCACTTGCGGGAGAAAAGATAGCCAAGGTGGGGCTTTTATTTGAGTAAGGCATCATGGTTTATAATTTGCATGAGCTTGTGGGAAACATTGTTGAGGTGCATCTTCATTTGATAGGTGTCATTTGGTTGGGGGCATGCACTTGCAGAGACTGAGGATGGGAATTTGTTTGGCTGGGGTTATTCAGCTGATGCTAGGCTAGGAAAGATTGGGAATTCTTTTGAGACGTCTCCTTTGGATTCAACTGCGGGTATATCAGAAAACAGGGGACAACTCTCGAGCTCGACAATCGAAGTTGCCGAGAAGCTGGTTTTAGAAGGaatggagaaagaggaaaaCATGCCAATAGTTTGGGAACCTTGTTTAGTTGAAGAACTACATGGTGTTGAAGTTGTAGACATTGCGTGTGGGCTTGATCATTCCTTGGTGCTTTGCCGTAATGGCGCCCTGTTGAGCTGTGGGAGCAACATATATGGTCAGTTGGGCAGAGCAAAGCAAGATTTGGGAATGTTGCCAGTTGACATAAGCTTTATTCCCGTGTCTATAGCATCAGGTCTTGGCCATTCTTTGGCAGTTTGCAAGGTTGCATCATCGGATACTATGGGAGATGCAACAAGCATTGTTTCATGGGGATGGAATCACAGTTCTCAGCTGGGAAGGACAGGGCCAGAGAATGTCCCATTGGAGGTTGAAGGATTGGGTGAGGAAATTCCTGTCTCAGTGTCAGGAGGGCGTGTACATTCCATTGCTCTCACATCTAAGGGAGAAGTGTGGGTTTGGGGCTGTGGCAAGAATGGCAGGCTTGGGTTAGGAAGCTCCTGTGATGAAGCTGAGCCAATTTTGCTCGACTCTTTACAAGGCTGCGAGGTTTTACAAGTTGTCTCAGGATTTGATCATAATCTAGTCCTGATTGCTGAATGATGTTAGCCTTAATAGAACGTCTGTGACTAAATTTTTCCTCTTTCTATGTCTCTGATATGACTTGTTGGATTCTTGAAATTCTAGTAGCTTTCATGTAtttgaatataaattaaattattaaattcattctTTCAtgttaatttaaacttttaagataagtgggATTTAATTTAGTATCAAAACAAAGGTTCCGAATTCGAACTttgttttgatcatttattttcaatttcaattcaattttatCTTGTGTTTCATTTCCTTGAACAAAAGGGGGAAACAATCGAgaattgttttattaaataatcaaatttatctgtcaaattttattattaattttctcACCGTTAAGATATTATCTTGTGAGTTTGTAAGAAGGTTGTTGCATGCCTGCTCACAAAAAACGTTACGATTACAAGTCCTATAAATTGTTTTGGAAGTTAGAAGTGATAAAGTGGACTAAAACAAGTTGTATTTATAATACATTTAACTTGGAAATTACAACTTTTTGACTTCCAAGCAAATCTTCAAatcattttttgtaattatttccTCAAATTTTACACTTGCAACTTTTGCAGGACGAAAGTAGAAAGCAGTTCCCACATAAAAATGTGGTTATACACAAACACACCattcatttttgaaaactctACAAGGGCTAGCATGGTGGAAGATCCTTGGGCGGAGGGAGAACAGATTGATCTGGTCCTGCTCCATCTTCTACCAGAAATGCCGTTTTCAATCCCCAACCAGTATGGAGCTCCAAATGACAATGCATAAACCAAACACCTAGACAGTCACGTTAGGAGCATTAGTGCAATGATGCTTATTTGCAAaccacaaattttcaatttctagtttttttctCGCAAAAAGATAATTGAAGAGGGATTAAAATCTCCTGGAATTTCCTGTTTGAGAGAATTCGGTAGAGAATTTTAGAGGATCGGAATCCTAATAAAAAATGGTGATATTTTGAGAGACGAAATTATATAGTTTATTAAAGTGAATATGTTGAATTGTAAATTCTATTGGTGCACTTTGCTAAAAGTACCTGGATTATCAGCTCTGAACCGAATGGCAGTCCAACCGCCTGTGGGAACTCCAACTGTATTTCTTTCAATAGGATCAACCAAGTTGTACTTGGCCGGATCTTTTGCGGGATCGAAATTTCCGATACCTGTCCCGACGACAAAGAAGTTATAGCCATGGAGATGGAATGGATGCGATTCAACTGTTAGAAGATTAGTATCTTGTAGCACCAGCTCCACCGTAGAATTAAAGGCAATTTTGCCAATCCTTGTTCCCGTGGCAGTTTCAAGATTTGCTGTAAGTGGTGCACCAGTATAGTTGAAAGGAGTTAGAGGCTTGTCAGGGAAATCAGTTCTAAATACTCCTTTAATGTTGAAGTAGTGAGCTTGGAGAAGGGCAGTTTGGGGCATCACAAAAGAGATGTTATTCAAGGAAGCAAGGAATTTAGTTCCATTGACACATGTTGGGCAAGAATTCTTTCCAAAACCCACAGTGTAAAAGAGGTTTCTATCAACTTTGAGGGGAACATTGGCAGGATACTGTGCAGAGTTTAAGCTCTTAATCTTCTCATTG
It contains:
- the LOC132188689 gene encoding putative glucose-6-phosphate 1-epimerase isoform X1 — its product is MAMVSTVFSLPTLSPPNLRRVNRYYSGVAYASVSKEAMGVRVTEGEGSLPKVVLTSAGGSEADVYLFGGCVTSWKVANGKDLLFVRPDAVFNKKKPISGGLPHCFPQFGPGPMQQHGFARNVDWSVVDSENVEGNPVVTLLLKDGPYSRSMWDFSFQALYKVILTTKSLSTELRITNTDNKPFSFSTALHTYFHASVTGASVRGLKGCKTLNKDPDPKNPLEGNEERDLVTFPGFVDCVYLNAPNELQLDNGLGDKISIKNTNWTDAVLWNPHLQMEACYRDFVCVENAQIGSVQLGPEQSWTATQHLSID
- the LOC132187381 gene encoding uncharacterized protein LOC132187381 isoform X1 → MLKLREFRVWREGFGRWMSSAVMSFGDGTQGALGLPTTVTGLVGDAYEPTRIPGLPSDVTSVSAGHYHSLAVTSQGQIWSWGRNNESQLGRGLLAPSRDSWNEPKRVQGLDKVRVCAAFASGVISAAIGDDGSLWVWGRSKRGQLGLGKGIVEAVTPSRVEALAGEKIAKVSFGWGHALAETEDGNLFGWGYSADARLGKIGNSFETSPLDSTAGISENRGQLSSSTIEVAEKLVLEGMEKEENMPIVWEPCLVEELHGVEVVDIACGLDHSLVLCRNGALLSCGSNIYGQLGRAKQDLGMLPVDISFIPVSIASGLGHSLAVCKVASSDTMGDATSIVSWGWNHSSQLGRTGPENVPLEVEGLGEEIPVSVSGGRVHSIALTSKGEVWVWGCGKNGRLGLGSSCDEAEPILLDSLQGCEVLQVVSGFDHNLVLIAE
- the LOC132188689 gene encoding putative glucose-6-phosphate 1-epimerase isoform X2; translation: MGVRVTEGEGSLPKVVLTSAGGSEADVYLFGGCVTSWKVANGKDLLFVRPDAVFNKKKPISGGLPHCFPQFGPGPMQQHGFARNVDWSVVDSENVEGNPVVTLLLKDGPYSRSMWDFSFQALYKVILTTKSLSTELRITNTDNKPFSFSTALHTYFHASVTGASVRGLKGCKTLNKDPDPKNPLEGNEERDLVTFPGFVDCVYLNAPNELQLDNGLGDKISIKNTNWTDAVLWNPHLQMEACYRDFVCVENAQIGSVQLGPEQSWTATQHLSID
- the LOC132187381 gene encoding uncharacterized protein LOC132187381 isoform X2; translation: MLKLREFRVWREGFGRWMSSAVMSFGDGTQGALGLPTTVTGLVGDAYEPTRIPGLPSDVTSVSAGHYHSLAVTSQGQIWSWGRNNESQLGRGLLAPRDSWNEPKRVQGLDKVRVCAAFASGVISAAIGDDGSLWVWGRSKRGQLGLGKGIVEAVTPSRVEALAGEKIAKVSFGWGHALAETEDGNLFGWGYSADARLGKIGNSFETSPLDSTAGISENRGQLSSSTIEVAEKLVLEGMEKEENMPIVWEPCLVEELHGVEVVDIACGLDHSLVLCRNGALLSCGSNIYGQLGRAKQDLGMLPVDISFIPVSIASGLGHSLAVCKVASSDTMGDATSIVSWGWNHSSQLGRTGPENVPLEVEGLGEEIPVSVSGGRVHSIALTSKGEVWVWGCGKNGRLGLGSSCDEAEPILLDSLQGCEVLQVVSGFDHNLVLIAE